Proteins encoded within one genomic window of Macaca fascicularis isolate 582-1 chromosome 16, T2T-MFA8v1.1:
- the NAGS gene encoding N-acetylglutamate synthase, mitochondrial, which produces MATALMAAVLRAAAVAPRLSGRGGTGGSRRLSCGARRRAARGTSPGRRLSTAWSQPQPPPEEYAGAEDVSQSPVPEEPSWVPSPTPLVPHEPPEPPSGRSLVQRDIQAFLNQCGASPGEARHWLTQFQTCHHSADKPFAVIEVDEEVLKCQQGVSSLAFALAFLQRMDMKPLVVLGLPAPTAPSGCLSFWEAKAQLAESCKVLVDALRHNAATAVPFFGGGSVLGAAEPAPHASYGGIVSVETDLLQWCLESGSIPILCPIGETAARRSVLLDSLEVTASLAKALRPTKIIFLNNTGGLRDSSQKVLSNVNLPADLDLVSNAEWVSTKERQQMRLIVDVLSRLPHHSSAVITAASTLLTELFSNKGSGTLFKNAERMLRVRRLDELDQGRLVDLVNASFGKKLRDDYLASLRPRLHSIYVSEGYNAAAILTMEPVLGGTPYLDKFVVSSSRQGQGSGQMLWECLRRDLQTLFWRSRVTNPINPWYFKHSDGSFSNKQWIFFWFGLADIRDSYELVNHAKGLPDSFRKPASDPGS; this is translated from the exons ATGGCGACGGCGCTGATGGCCGCGGTTCTGCGGGCAGCTGCTGTGGCCCCGAGGCTGAGCGGCCGGGGAGGCACTGGGGGATCCCGGAGGCTGAGCTGTGGCGCACGGCGACGGGCGGCGAGGGGCACCAGCCCGGGGCGCCGGCTCAGCACCGCCTGGTCGCAGCCCCAGCCCCCGCCGGAGGAGTACGCGGGCGCGGAAGACGTCTCCCAGTCGCCTGTCCCCGAGGAGCCGTCGTGGGTGCCGAGTCCCACGCCCCTGGTACCCCACGAGCCCCCTGAGCCTCCCTCGGGCCGCTCGCTGGTGCAGCGGGACATCCAGGCCTTCCTGAACCAGTGCGGGGCCAGCCCCGGGGAGGCGCGCCACTGGCTCACGCAGTTCCAAACCTGCCACCACTCCGCGGACAAGCCCTTCGCCGTCATCGAG GTGGACGAGGAGGTACTCAAGTGCCAGCAGGGCGTATCCAGTCTGGCCTTCGCCCTGGCCTTCTTGCAGCGCATGGACATGAAGCCGCTGGTGGTCCTGGGGCTGCCCGCCCCAACGGCGCCCTCGGGCTGTCTTTccttctgggaggccaaggcgcagCTGGCTGAGAGCTGCAAGGTGCTGGTGGACGCGCTTCGACACAACGCCGCCACTGCTGTGCCTTTTTTTGGCGGCGGGTCCGTGCTAGGTGCTGCCGAGCCGGCTCCCCATGCCAG CTACGGCGGCATCGTCTCGGTGGAGACAGACCTGCTGCAGTGGTGCCTGGAGTCGGGCAGCATCCCCATCCTGTGCCCCATCGGGGAGACGGCCGCCCGCCGCTCCGTGCTTCTTGACTCCCTGGAGGTGACCGCGTCGCTGGCCAAGGCGCTGCGGCCCACCAAAATCATTTTCCTCAATAACACAGGCGGCCTGCGCGACAGCAGTCAGAAG GTCCTGAGTAACGTGAACCTGCCCGCCGACCTGGACCTGGTGAGCAACGCCGAGTGGGTGAGCACAAAAGAACGGCAGCAGATGCGGCTCATCGTGGACGTGCTCAGCCGCCTGCCCCACCACTCCTCAGCCGTCATCACCGCCGCTAGCACTCTGCTCACTGAACTCTTCAGCAACAAGG GGTCCGGGACCCTGTTCAAGAACGCCGAGCGAATGCTACGGGTGCGCAGGCTGGACGAGCTGGACCAGGGCCGTCTAGTGGACCTGGTCAACGCCAGCTTCGGCAAAAAGCTCAGGGACGACTACCTGGCCTCGCTGCGCCCGCGGCTGCACTCCATCTACGTCTCCGAGGG GTACAACGCTGCCGCCATTCTGACCATGGAGCCCGTCCTGGGGGGCACCCCGTACCTGGACAAATTTGTGGTGAGCTCCAGCCGCCAGGGCCAAGGCTCCGGGCAGATGCTGTGGGAGTGCCTGAGGCGGGACCTGCAGACGCTTTTCTGGCGCTCCCGGGTCACCAACCCCATCAATCCCTG GTACTTCAAACACAGTGATGGCAGCTTCTCCAACAAGCAGTGGATCTTCTTCTGGTTCGGCCTAGCTGATATCCGGGACTCCTATGAGTTGGTCAACCATGCCAAGGGACTTCCAGACTCCTTTCGCAAGCCAGCTTCTGACCCAGGCAGCTGA
- the TMEM101 gene encoding transmembrane protein 101 isoform X4, translated as MASKIGSRRWMLQLIMQLGSVLLTRCPFWGCFSQLMLYAERAEARRKPDIPVPYLYFDMGAAVLCASFMSFGVKRRWFALGAALQLAISTYAAYIGGYVHYGEWLKVRMYSRTVAIIGGFLVLASGAGELYRRKPRSRSLQSTGQVFLGIYLICVVVFFSPFGADSYEDIFGESC; from the exons ATGGCGTCGAAGATAGGTTCGAGACGGTGGATGTTGCAGCTGATCATGCAGTTGGGTTCGGTGCTGCTCACACGCTGCCCCTTTTGGGGCTGCTTCAGCCAGCTCATGCTCTACGCTGAGAGGGCTGAGGCACGCCG GAAGCCCGACATCCCAGTGCCTTACTTGTATTTCGACATGGGGGCGGCCGTGCTGTGCGCTAGTTTCATGTCTTTTGGCGTGAAGCGGCGCTGGTTCGCGCTGGGGGCCGCACTCCAATTGGCCATTAGCACCTACGCCGCCTACATCGGGGGCTACGTCCACTACGGGGAATGGCTGAAG GTCCGTATGTACTCGCGCACAGTTGCCATCATCGGCGGCTTTCTTGTGTTGGCCAGCGGTGCTGGGGAGCTGTACCGTCGGAAACCTCGCAGCCGCTCCCTGCAGTCCACCGGCCAGGTGTTCCTGGGTATCTACCTCATCTGTGTG gttgtctttttctCCCCATTTGGAGCCGATTCTTATGAAGACATCTTTGGTGAGAGCTGCTAG
- the TMEM101 gene encoding transmembrane protein 101 isoform X2: MGAAVLCASFMSFGVKRRWFALGAALQLAISTYAAYIGGYVHYGEWLKVRMYSRTVAIIGGFLVLASGAGELYRRKPRSRSLQSTGQVFLGIYLICVAYSLQHSKEDRLAYLNHLPGGELMIQLFFVLYGVLALAFLSGYYVTLAAQILAVLLPPVMLLIDGNVAYWHNTRRVEFWNQMKLLGESVGIFGTAVILATDG; encoded by the exons ATGGGGGCGGCCGTGCTGTGCGCTAGTTTCATGTCTTTTGGCGTGAAGCGGCGCTGGTTCGCGCTGGGGGCCGCACTCCAATTGGCCATTAGCACCTACGCCGCCTACATCGGGGGCTACGTCCACTACGGGGAATGGCTGAAG GTCCGTATGTACTCGCGCACAGTTGCCATCATCGGCGGCTTTCTTGTGTTGGCCAGCGGTGCTGGGGAGCTGTACCGTCGGAAACCTCGCAGCCGCTCCCTGCAGTCCACCGGCCAGGTGTTCCTGGGTATCTACCTCATCTGTGTG GCCTACTCACTGCAGCACAGCAAGGAGGACCGGCTGGCGTATCTGAACCATCTCCCAGGAGGGGAGCTGATGATCCAGCTGTTCTTCGTGCTGTATGgcgtcctggccctggcctttctGTCAGGCTACTACGTGACCCTCGCTGCCCAGATCCTGGCTGTACTGCTGCCCCCTGTCATGCTGCTCATTGATGGCAATGTTGCTTACTGGCACAACACACGGCGTGTTGAGTTCTGGAACCAGATGAAGCTCCTTGGAGAGAGTGTGGGCATCTTCGGAACTGCTGTCATCCTGGCCACTGATGGCTGA
- the TMEM101 gene encoding transmembrane protein 101 isoform X1 — MASKIGSRRWMLQLIMQLGSVLLTRCPFWGCFSQLMLYAERAEARRKPDIPVPYLYFDMGAAVLCASFMSFGVKRRWFALGAALQLAISTYAAYIGGYVHYGEWLKVRMYSRTVAIIGGFLVLASGAGELYRRKPRSRSLQSTGQVFLGIYLICVAYSLQHSKEDRLAYLNHLPGGELMIQLFFVLYGVLALAFLSGYYVTLAAQILAVLLPPVMLLIDGNVAYWHNTRRVEFWNQMKLLGESVGIFGTAVILATDG, encoded by the exons ATGGCGTCGAAGATAGGTTCGAGACGGTGGATGTTGCAGCTGATCATGCAGTTGGGTTCGGTGCTGCTCACACGCTGCCCCTTTTGGGGCTGCTTCAGCCAGCTCATGCTCTACGCTGAGAGGGCTGAGGCACGCCG GAAGCCCGACATCCCAGTGCCTTACTTGTATTTCGACATGGGGGCGGCCGTGCTGTGCGCTAGTTTCATGTCTTTTGGCGTGAAGCGGCGCTGGTTCGCGCTGGGGGCCGCACTCCAATTGGCCATTAGCACCTACGCCGCCTACATCGGGGGCTACGTCCACTACGGGGAATGGCTGAAG GTCCGTATGTACTCGCGCACAGTTGCCATCATCGGCGGCTTTCTTGTGTTGGCCAGCGGTGCTGGGGAGCTGTACCGTCGGAAACCTCGCAGCCGCTCCCTGCAGTCCACCGGCCAGGTGTTCCTGGGTATCTACCTCATCTGTGTG GCCTACTCACTGCAGCACAGCAAGGAGGACCGGCTGGCGTATCTGAACCATCTCCCAGGAGGGGAGCTGATGATCCAGCTGTTCTTCGTGCTGTATGgcgtcctggccctggcctttctGTCAGGCTACTACGTGACCCTCGCTGCCCAGATCCTGGCTGTACTGCTGCCCCCTGTCATGCTGCTCATTGATGGCAATGTTGCTTACTGGCACAACACACGGCGTGTTGAGTTCTGGAACCAGATGAAGCTCCTTGGAGAGAGTGTGGGCATCTTCGGAACTGCTGTCATCCTGGCCACTGATGGCTGA
- the TMEM101 gene encoding transmembrane protein 101 isoform X3, which produces MASKIGSRRWMLQLIMQLGSVLLTRCPFWGCFSQLMLYAERAEARRKPDIPVPYLYFDMGAAVLCASFMSFGVKRRWFALGAALQLAISTYAAYIGGYVHYGEWLKVRMYSRTVAIIGGFLVLASGAGELYRRKPRSRSLQSTGQVFLGIYLICVVPFQGWFSPDRLLSLLESLRGWYVSRPTHCSTARRTGWRI; this is translated from the exons ATGGCGTCGAAGATAGGTTCGAGACGGTGGATGTTGCAGCTGATCATGCAGTTGGGTTCGGTGCTGCTCACACGCTGCCCCTTTTGGGGCTGCTTCAGCCAGCTCATGCTCTACGCTGAGAGGGCTGAGGCACGCCG GAAGCCCGACATCCCAGTGCCTTACTTGTATTTCGACATGGGGGCGGCCGTGCTGTGCGCTAGTTTCATGTCTTTTGGCGTGAAGCGGCGCTGGTTCGCGCTGGGGGCCGCACTCCAATTGGCCATTAGCACCTACGCCGCCTACATCGGGGGCTACGTCCACTACGGGGAATGGCTGAAG GTCCGTATGTACTCGCGCACAGTTGCCATCATCGGCGGCTTTCTTGTGTTGGCCAGCGGTGCTGGGGAGCTGTACCGTCGGAAACCTCGCAGCCGCTCCCTGCAGTCCACCGGCCAGGTGTTCCTGGGTATCTACCTCATCTGTGTG GTGCCATTTCAGGGGTGGTTTTCCCCAGACAGGCTTCTGAGCCTGTTGGAGAGTCTTAGAGGATGGTATGTCTCCAGGCCTACTCACTGCAGCACAGCAAGGAGGACCGGCTGGCGTATCTGA